The Malus domestica chromosome 06, GDT2T_hap1 genome has a segment encoding these proteins:
- the LOC103436916 gene encoding inositol-tetrakisphosphate 1-kinase 1-like, translating into MAERRFGVGYALAPKKQRSFIQESLVNLAKSRGIDLVRIDTDRSLADQGPFDCVLHKLYGDDWKRQLAEFRVKNPNAVILDAPEAIERLHNRISMLQVVSELKIEHESNTFGIPKQIVIYDKETLFDRQAWEGLKFPVIAKPLVADGSAKSHKMALVFNHDGLDNLKPPIVLQEFVNHGGVIFKVYVVGGYVKCVKRKSLPDVSEEEKLGSLDGLMSFSQISNLANNERTDDKYYKMMQLDDTEMPPQSFITDIARGLQQAMKLNLFNFDVIRDARFGNRYLIIDINYFPGYAKMPGYETLLTDFFCDIVQKKEKDGVESTGLDSYEVLSCDDEVRKIVSCDGDDGGDLNIEEENPIQV; encoded by the coding sequence ATGGCGGAGCGGAGGTTCGGCGTAGGCTATGCTTTGGCGCCCAAGAAGCAGCGGAGCTTCATTCAAGAATCGCTCGTCAACCTCGCCAAATCGCGCGGCATCGATCTCGTTCGGATCGACACTGACCGCTCGCTGGCGGATCAGGGTCCCTTCGACTGCGTGCTGCACAAACTCTACGGCGACGACTGGAAGCGGCAGCTGGCGGAGTTTAGGGTCAAGAACCCTAATGCGGTGATACTCGACGCGCCGGAGGCGATCGAGCGCCTGCACAATCGGATTTCCATGTTGCAGGTGGTTTCGGAGCTGAAAATCGAGCACGAGAGCAACACGTTTGGGATTCCGAAGCAGATTGTGATATACGACAAGGAAACGCTGTTTGATCGCCAGGCGTGGGAGGGTCTGAAGTTTCCGGTGATTGCGAAGCCGCTGGTGGCGGACGGCAGCGCCAAGTCGCACAAAATGGCCTTGGTTTTCAACCATGACGGTCTGGACAACCTCAAGCCCCCAATTGTGCTTCAAGAGTTTGTGAACCATGGCGGCGTCATATTCAAGGTGTATGTGGTTGGAGGGTATGTGAAATGCGTGAAGCGTAAGTCGCTTCCGGATGTTTCCGAAGAAGAGAAATTAGGGAGCTTGGATGGCTTGATGTCGTTCTCGCAGATATCGAATCTTGCAAACAATGAGAGGACTGATGACAAGTATTATAAAATGATGCAGCTGGACGACACTGAGATGCCGCCGCAGAGTTTCATCACTGATATTGCAAGAGGCTTGCAGCAGGCAATGAAGTTGAACTTGTTTAACTTTGATGTGATCCGGGATGCAAGGTTTGGCAACCGCTACTTGATAATCGACATTAATTACTTTCCTGGGTACGCCAAGATGCCTGGCTATGAGACTCTGTTGACGGACTTCTTTTGTGACATTGtgcaaaagaaagagaaagatgggGTGGAGAGCACTGGTTTGGATAGTTACGAGGTTCTTAGTTGCGACGATGAAGTGAGGAAAATTGTAAGTTGTGATGGGGATGATGGGGGTGACCTTAACATAGAAGAGGAGAACCCAATTCAAGTTTAA
- the LOC103437016 gene encoding transcription factor MYB41-like, which translates to MVRAPCCDEESSLKKGPWTTEEDAKLMDYISRNGHGSWRALPKLAGLNRCGKSCRLRWTNYLRPDIKRGKFSEEEERVIINLHSVLGNKWSKIATHLPGRTDNEIKNYWNTQLRKKLLHMGIDPNTHRPRTDLNQLLDLSRLLSVALVGNSNKMTSPWDNALKLKAAAGAAELTKMQLLQHLYMMPVVRTSNSSVPPNNYNVDLMNPSSSLFGSHILNPFGGGHVSGASTMLSGQEWNQQADIVDGFHAISNSLEGFEGGFGAQGVISSNSPDQENMSSSCCYDDIYVQTKNHPLPVLVSSSSVYPGTSPSAANQMEISMSGPAAPARTAIFDAWEKLMDDETSESYWKDILESIS; encoded by the exons ATGGTTAGAGCCCCTTGTTGTGATGAAGAGAGCAGTTTGAAGAAAGGTCCCTGGACAACCGAAGAAGATGCAAAATTGATGGATTATATTAGCAGAAATGGCCATGGAAGCTGGAGAGCTCTCCCCAAGCTTGCTGGCCTCAACAGGTGTGGCAAGAGTTGCAGATTAAGGTGGACAAATTACCTGAGGCCTGATATTAAGAGAGGAAAGTTCTCCGAAGAGGAAGAAAGAGTTATCATCAATCTTCATTCAGTTCTTGGAAACAA GTGGTCAAAGATTGCAACTCATCTTCCAGGGAGAACCGATAACGAAATCAAGAACTATTGGAACACCCAACTGAGAAAGAAGCTCCTGCACATGGGGATTGATCCAAACACCCACAGGCCAAGGACTGACCTCAATCAGCTCCTCGACCTTTCAAGGTTGCTCAGTGTGGCACTTGTTGGCAACTCGAACAAGATGACTAGTCCTTGGGACAATGCCCTGAAGCTGAAAGCAGCAGCAGGTGCTGCCGAACTTACCAAAATGCAGTTACTTCAACATTTATACATGATGCCGGTCGTGAGGACAAGTAATAGTAGTGTTCCTCCTAATAATTATAATGTAGACTTGATGAACCCTTCTAGTAGTCTTTTTGGTTCTCACATTCTTAATCCGTTTGGAGGAGGACATGTGAGTGGAGCAAGTACCATGCTAAGTGGTCAAGAATGGAACCAGCAGGCTGATATAGTCGATGGCTTCCACGCGATTTCTAACTCGTTAGAAGGATTTGAAGGTGGGTTTGGTGCACAAGGAGTTATTAGTAGCAACAGTCCTGATCAGGAGAACATGAGCAGTAGTTGCTGCTATGATGATATATATGTGCAGACCAAAAACCACCCACTTCCTGTATTAGTTTCATCATCATCAGTATATCCTGGGACTTCTCCTTCAGCAGCGAACCAAATGGAAATAAGCATGAGTGGTCCTGCTGCACCTGCGCGCACGGCCATCTTTGATGCTTGGGAGAAACTCATGGATGATGAAACAAGTGAATCCTACTGGAAAGATATTCTAGA atcaatttcataa